TCTAGCTCTGTAATCATGGAAATTTTCTCCCCGGAGTTGAGAGGGAAGAGGCGATCGCCTAAACTATCCTTGCCTCGAATTGCCACTGTTTCTACTGCCAAGCGAGCCAAACGATTTTGATTCGTCCACAACAATACCTCAGTGTCAGGCAAAGCTGCTGTGATGCCTGCTAAGTTATCGGTCTTGGCGGTAAACTGAATTGCTTGAATGCCAATTTCACCCCGATTGGTCAACCGTAAAGCAGTGACAGGCATCCGTTTAGCATAGCCCCGCTCCGAGACGAGCAAGAGGTTACTTTCGGCTTCTAGAATGACGCAGCCTACTAGTTTCTCTTGCTTGCGAAGACGTAAAGCCTGATTACCTTGGGCGGTTCGTCCCATCAACGGTAATTGGTCTTCATCCACCTCAAATCGCAGCAATCGCCCTCCTGAAGTTGCGAGGACAATTTGCTGGCCGATAAAAGCTAGACAAGCATAGACCAATTCATCGTCGTCTTTCAGCTTGAGGGCAGTTAACCCCCGACTGGTCAAGTTGGTAAATTCTGAAAGCGGTACCCGTTTGGTTCGCCCCTGTCGAGTGAGCATTACCAAGCTCAGTTCTTCCACATTTTCTGGAATCAGGAGTTGAGAACTGATTGTTTCTGGATCACCTTGAGCGGCGTTAGGCAACAAGGTAACGAGAGGCGTTCCCTTGGCATTACGACCCGTACTAATTGGAATATCTCCTACCCTAATGGTGTAGGCTTTGCCACTTCGAGTAAACACGAGCAGTTCTTGTGCGGTATTAGTCCAGAGGGTCTGATTGACGACATCACTATTTTCTTCTGGGGCTGTCGGTGTCGGAGTCGAGTGGCCGTTTTTGCCGCGATTTTGCCGCTGGAAAGCTTTTACAGACAACCGCCGCACATAACCGCGTTGAGTCAGCTCCAGAACTGTCTCCTCTTCAGCGCTAGGTGCCTCAGCTAGGAGTTCTTCTTCCGGGACTGTGGTGACTGAAACGCTACCAGCGATCCGAGTCCGGCGAATATCTCCATGCTTTTTTTTCAATGCCCGGAGGTCTTTTTTCAGAGCTTTCAGAAGTTCATGGCGATCGCCTAACAACCGCTGCAAACTTTGCATCCGGTGGGTGAGTTCGTCATATTCAGTTTGCAAGTTCTGTCGCTCCAGTCCGGTCAAGCGCCGCATGGGCATAGACAAGATGGCATCGGCTTGGCGATCGCTGAGATTTAGCTCGTTTTGCAAGCTGATTTTGGCAGTGGTGCCATCCGGAGCATGGCGCAGAATCTCGATCACAGGGTCAAGGTGGGATAAGGCAGTCAATAGCCCTTCTACTAAGTGAGCGCGGCTCTGGGCTTGATTCAGCTCATTGGTATACTGCCGCGTCAAGGTGACTTCGCGGAAGTCGAGGAAATGCTGGAGTAGTTGCTTGAGGGTGAGCTGACGGGGTTGACCATCGACGAGGGCTAGCAAAATGGCCCCAAAGTTACTCTGCAACGGAGTTTGCTTGTAGAGGTGATGTAACACCAGTTGCGGACTCACATCCCGCTTCAGTTCAATTACAATCCGCATGCCATCGCGATCGCTTTCATCCCGAATGTCAGCAATTCCTTCAATGCGGCCCTGGTTCACCAAGTCAGCCATCTTCTCAATCAAGCCCGCTTTGTTGACTTGATAGGGCAACTCCGTGATCACAATGGCTGTGCGGCGCTGTCGTCCCTTACCCACAGGAATTTCTTCAACTTGGGCAATTCCCCGCATCGGAATGCTGCCCCGTCCGGTACTGTAGGCATCGCGAATTCCTTCTTTGCCGACAATCTCTCCTCCGGTTGGAAAATCGGGACCAGGAATAATTTCTAGCAGTTGCTCATCAGATAACTGGGGGCGATCGATTAAAGCAATCAAGCCATCGACCACTTCACCTAGATTGTGAGGCGGAATATTGGTCGCCATCCCCACAGCAATGCCAGAACTGCCGTTGAGGATCAGGAATGGCAGTTGGGCGGGTAGAACGGTAGGCTCTTGCTGCGAGTTGTCAAAGTTGCCAATAAAATCAACTGTGGCTTCGCCAATTTCACTCAACAAGCCTTCATTGCCAATCTGCGCCAACCGAGTCTCGGTGTAACGCATGGCGGCAGGAGGGTCGTCATCCACCGAGCCAAAGTTGCCATGCCCCGCCAAGAGCGGATAGCGACTGGAAAATTCTTGCACCAGCCTGACTAAAGCGTCATAAACCGCTTGGTCGCCGTGGGGGTGATATTTACCCAACACGTCCCCCACCACACGAGCACATTTCCGGTAGGGGCGATCGGGGGTGAGCCCCAGTTCGTGCATGGCATACAAAATCCGCCGATGCACTGGCTTCATGCCATCCCGCACATCTGGCAACGCCCGCCCGACAATCACACTCATGGCGTATTCCAGGTAGGACTGTTGCATTTCTATA
This region of Trichocoleus desertorum NBK24 genomic DNA includes:
- the gyrA gene encoding DNA gyrase subunit A; this encodes MAKQLNLIQNGQVIPTALHIEMQQSYLEYAMSVIVGRALPDVRDGMKPVHRRILYAMHELGLTPDRPYRKCARVVGDVLGKYHPHGDQAVYDALVRLVQEFSSRYPLLAGHGNFGSVDDDPPAAMRYTETRLAQIGNEGLLSEIGEATVDFIGNFDNSQQEPTVLPAQLPFLILNGSSGIAVGMATNIPPHNLGEVVDGLIALIDRPQLSDEQLLEIIPGPDFPTGGEIVGKEGIRDAYSTGRGSIPMRGIAQVEEIPVGKGRQRRTAIVITELPYQVNKAGLIEKMADLVNQGRIEGIADIRDESDRDGMRIVIELKRDVSPQLVLHHLYKQTPLQSNFGAILLALVDGQPRQLTLKQLLQHFLDFREVTLTRQYTNELNQAQSRAHLVEGLLTALSHLDPVIEILRHAPDGTTAKISLQNELNLSDRQADAILSMPMRRLTGLERQNLQTEYDELTHRMQSLQRLLGDRHELLKALKKDLRALKKKHGDIRRTRIAGSVSVTTVPEEELLAEAPSAEEETVLELTQRGYVRRLSVKAFQRQNRGKNGHSTPTPTAPEENSDVVNQTLWTNTAQELLVFTRSGKAYTIRVGDIPISTGRNAKGTPLVTLLPNAAQGDPETISSQLLIPENVEELSLVMLTRQGRTKRVPLSEFTNLTSRGLTALKLKDDDELVYACLAFIGQQIVLATSGGRLLRFEVDEDQLPLMGRTAQGNQALRLRKQEKLVGCVILEAESNLLLVSERGYAKRMPVTALRLTNRGEIGIQAIQFTAKTDNLAGITAALPDTEVLLWTNQNRLARLAVETVAIRGKDSLGDRLFPLNSGEKISMITELETATSSLEID